From one Triticum aestivum cultivar Chinese Spring chromosome 4B, IWGSC CS RefSeq v2.1, whole genome shotgun sequence genomic stretch:
- the LOC123094894 gene encoding uncharacterized protein, with product MATTTPKAMRRASIRGRAWRLLRLAVLRARKGVVVHGLRLLKTLGRSGRSDRLRYGEREFSIDETPAFRFRAPSARVLRFIPCIAPAVPDTPDDYSGDRYFFCDPREKDAGSVGDGHGAGPSEYGVENLDDCAEEQLLQRAVMGASCANFGAAEQEDGEDAGVDVKAEEFIANFYLQMRMQRQISLLQYNEMMHRSIC from the coding sequence ATGGCGACGACGACGCCTAAGGCGATGAGGAGGGCGTCGATCCGAGGGCGGGCGTGGCGGCTGCTGCGGCTGGCGGTGCTCCGGGCGCGGAAGGGAGTCGTGGTGCACGGCCTCCGCCTGCTCAAGACCCTGGGGCGCAGCGGGCGCAGCGACCGGCTGCGCTACGGTGAGCGCGAGTTCTCCATCGACGAGACGCCGGCGTTCCGGTTCCGCGCCCCCTCCGCGCGCGTGCTCCGCTTCATCCCCTGCATCGCCCCCGCCGTCCCGGACACCCCCGACGACTACAGTGGCGACCGCTACTTCTTCTGTGACCCGCGCGAGAAGGACGCGGGCAGCGTCGGGGACGGCCACGGTGCCGGGCCGAGCGAGTACGGCGTCGAGAACCTCGACGATTGCGCGGAGGAGCAGCTGCTCCAGCGGGCGGTGATGGGAGCGAGCTGCGCGAACTTCGGCGCCGCGGAACAAGAGGACGGCGAGGACGCCGGGGTGGACGTGAAGGCTGAGgagttcatcgccaacttctactTGCAGATGAGGATGCAGCGGCAGATCTCCTTGCTGCAGTACAACGAGATGATGCATAGGAGCATCTGCTAG